One Pseudomonas sp. B21_DOA genomic window, TAGATCAGGCCACAGACGATACATTGCCACTTCTTCATTCAGGTACTTCCTCAGGGTTCAGGCGTAGTGCCGGCGCGGACGGTCGATGGGTGCTGCGCTGCCATCCGGCTCAGGGCGTTTTGTACTGAGGGTGCCGGGCAGATGCAAGCCTGTTCGGCGCAACGGCGGCCGGCGCCGCTCGATCTTGTCGCCCGCCATGGTAAGCTCGCCGCCTCATTTGCGGCCAATAATGACTCATTGTGCAACATTCAAATGCCTGCCCCGCCCCGCTCTGGCTGACCCAAGACCGCCTGACGCCCCGCCCCGATCCGTTGACCCTCGACTGGTTGTTCGACGAAGGTTCGCTGACCCGCCGGTTGACCCGTTTGTCCGAGGATGGCTTCAGCGTGTCGCCGCTGTTCGAGGGCTGGGACACCCTGCGCGCTGATGAATGCGCGGCACTGGAGCTGGCCGAGGGCAGCGAAGGCTGGGTCCGTGAGGTTTATTTGCGCGGCCACGGCGAAGCCTGGGTGTTTGCCCGCAGCGTTGCCTCGCGGGCGGCCCTGCAAGGTGATGGCTTGCACATGGATGAACTGGGCAGCCGCTCGTTGGGTGAACTGCTGTTTTGTGATCGGGCATTTCAGCGCCGCGCCATTGAAGTCTGCCACTACCCCGAACAATGGTTGCCGCCAGCGGTGCAAGCCCCTGAGCTATGGGGCCGGCGTTCGCGTTTCGACCGTGGCGCGCTGAGTGTGCTGGTCGCGGAAATCTTCCTGCCGAGCCTGTGGGACGCCGCCCGCGCCCATCCGGAGAATTGCTGATGTATCAGAGCCTGCTCAAGTCCCTCAACCGTCTGAACCCGCGCGCCTGGGATTTCGTTCAGTTGACGCGCATGGACAAGCCGATCGGCATTTACCTGCTGCTGTGGCCGACGCTGTGGGCATTGTGGATTGCCGGCAAGGGCTCGCCGTCGCTGGCCAACGTGGTGATTTTTGTTCTTGGCGTAGTGCTGACCCGTGCCGGCGGCTGTGTGATCAACGACTGGGCCGACCGCAAGGTCGACGGCCACGTCAAACGCACCGCGCTACGGCCGCTCGCTGCTGGCCGGATCAGCTCGAAGGAAGCGCTGGTGTTCTTTGCCGTGCTGATGGGCATCAGTTTTCTGCTGGTGCTGTGCACCAATGCGCCGACCATCTGGCTGTCGCTGGGCGGTCTGGCGCTGGCGTTCACGTATCCGTTCATGAAGCGCTACACCTACTACCCGCAAGTGGTGCTGGGGGCGGCGTTTTCCTGGGGCATGCCAATGGCCTTCACCGCCGAGACCGGCGAGTTGCCGGCGGCGGCGTGGCTGCTGTGGATTGCCAATTTGCTGTGGACGGTGGGTTATGACACTTATTACGCAATGACCGATCGCGATGACGACCTGAAGATCGGCGTGAAATCCACGGCGATTCTGTTTGGCGAGGCGGATCGAATGATCATCCTTAGCTTGCAGGCATTGTCGCTGGGCTGCCTGATGCTGGCCGGGTCGAAGTTCGAGCTGGGGATCTGGTTCCACCTCGGCTTGCTGGTGGCGGCCGGGTGTTATGCGTGGGAGTTCTGGTAC contains:
- a CDS encoding chorismate lyase; amino-acid sequence: MQHSNACPAPLWLTQDRLTPRPDPLTLDWLFDEGSLTRRLTRLSEDGFSVSPLFEGWDTLRADECAALELAEGSEGWVREVYLRGHGEAWVFARSVASRAALQGDGLHMDELGSRSLGELLFCDRAFQRRAIEVCHYPEQWLPPAVQAPELWGRRSRFDRGALSVLVAEIFLPSLWDAARAHPENC
- the ubiA gene encoding 4-hydroxybenzoate octaprenyltransferase; translated protein: MYQSLLKSLNRLNPRAWDFVQLTRMDKPIGIYLLLWPTLWALWIAGKGSPSLANVVIFVLGVVLTRAGGCVINDWADRKVDGHVKRTALRPLAAGRISSKEALVFFAVLMGISFLLVLCTNAPTIWLSLGGLALAFTYPFMKRYTYYPQVVLGAAFSWGMPMAFTAETGELPAAAWLLWIANLLWTVGYDTYYAMTDRDDDLKIGVKSTAILFGEADRMIILSLQALSLGCLMLAGSKFELGIWFHLGLLVAAGCYAWEFWYTRDRDRMRCFKAFLHNHWAGLAIFVGIVLDYALR